DNA from Elaeis guineensis isolate ETL-2024a chromosome 2, EG11, whole genome shotgun sequence:
tttatttgaagagCTATTTTTAAGTTTAAGGTAGAATTAGGTATCTATCTTTAGTTCTGCGTTTTTTTTAAGTTCGTTTCGATAGGCGGGCAATTTAAAGATGTGCCATGAAGGGAAGAATCAGCTGTTCATACTAGATACCAAACAGCTTTATTTGCCACTGAGAAGTTGCTACGAAACTAGATATGCGGGACCCACGCTTTAATTGACGAAAACTCGTCGCTACATAAATAGCGTCCGCCGAAAGTTTTCCCGCGAAACCATCcctgactcatttatatgaagCTAGCTGTTCCTGTCGCCGATGTATTCCACAAGCGAATCTCAAATTCTCCTAATCAACTGCCATGTGTCCATATTTACTATTGTTGCTGGAACGATGTCTAAACCCTGATCCAATTCGAAGATTTCACGTTCCAATTCGTCCCTTCTCAGAGAACGAGCATCCAGTATCACCTGACTGGGAGCAGAGCTTCGTCACCTTGTCCAAGACGAAATGAGCATCCGAAGCGAAacgaggaaagagagaaacacGAGAAAAACCCTAATACTAATTCCTCCAAATccaatggcatccctcctcgatCCCAATTCGGGAACCCCATTCCACACCTAAACCTAACCTCCACTCCGTCCCCGCCTCCATGGCCCTTGCTGCAGCCCCCTCGACCCActtccccctctccctctccagaAAGCCCCCGCTTTTGACCCCTTCCGCCGCCGCCTCCGTCGCGCCCGCCCACCTCGAGATCCCAGCCTTGGCATTCGACCACAAGCTCGTCGTCTCCGGCGGCCGCCAGCTCTCCGGCCACGTCCACATCAGCGGCTCCAAGAATGCCGCCCTGGCCGTCCTCGCCGGATCCCTCTGCTGCGCCGCGGGGCCCGCGGTGATCCGCGGCGTGCCGGACCTGTCCGACACCCGGACCATGGCCGCGGTGCTCCGTTCGGTGGGGGCACGGGTGGAGGAGGCGGGCGGTGGGGAGGTGGTGGTGGACGCAACCCGGGTTAGCTCCGTCGAGCCGTCGCCTGATGATGTGGGGAGAATCCGGGCTGGGTTCTTCGTGCTGGGCCCGCTGGTGGCAAGGTTCGGGGAGGCCGAGGTCGCGCTGCCGGGAGGGTGCAAGATTGGGGCGCGGCCCATTGATCTCTACGTCCGGGGGCTCTCGGCTCTTGGGGCTGTTGTTGAATTGAGTTAAGTATATTACTATACTCCGGTGATCTGTTTGGGTAGTATCAAAGTTATGATTTTTGTAGCTTATATCGTTGGTTGTTTTGATTCAAGtttttgagttttctttttgatgatagaTTCATAGGGAGAACAATCGTAACATTTGAGAGAATTCCTTTATGATGTTTAAATTATATAAAAGAGGAACTGAGATATGAACAATGACACTATTCTGAAACACAAGTAGGTAGTGGGGTTGGATCATCAGAACCAGAATTTGGTTACTGGTGATGAGAGGGAACAAGCCCTCCTGTCAAAATAAAGTTTGGATCACAAGGGATTGTGATCCAAGACAGTCATTGTATATATCTTTCAATAGTTTTAATCTGGTCTGTCATTTAACAAGTGCAGAAATTTAACATCGGTATTAGATGTGGAAAAGTATGGAAAGAATTTTTGGTTACCAGCAAGTTTCCAGTTGAAAACAGATACATGGATTGTCAGAGTGGATTAATTTGTCAATTATCTCTTAGTTTTATCAATAAAGATTTAGAGCCAGATAGTCCGATATTAGATATTCGATGTATTATGCGGATCTTTTTTATATGTAAATGTTGCACTTTCAGCACATATACTTTAACCTTGGTGGATACTATTACTTATGTATTCTTCACTCTGTAATTCTGAATATATTGGTCCGAGCAGCACCTTTGAGCAGATCAAAGTGTATACAATTAGataaagattagatctctttGGTTAAGATATTTTTATGCAACGTATGAGTTCAGAAAGCAATTGGTTTTGGCTAATAATTTCTATGCCACTTAAAATTAACAACAACCATAGCCTCTGGTCTTCCTTCTTTACTTAATAGTTAATAGTGCTTGTCACAATCTCATACTTTGACTTTGTGAAACCATTTATAAGCTGCTGAATGTTGGGAGCAAGCATTGACATAAATCTGTGCATACCTTTTTCACAGGCATGGGAAAGTCCGAGTACGTGCAGCAAATGGCAAAGGTCTCATTGGAGGTCAGTTCCATCTTGATTATCCCAGTGTTGGAGCAACTGAAACCCTCATGATGGCAGCATCTATGGCAGAGGGGGTGTCCGTACTTTCAAATGTAGCTCGGGTAAGATATTAAGGAACCAAAATAAGATCTTTCATTTCTGGCTTGCAGAAATTTCAGGATATATCGATTGCATTACAGGAGCCAGAAGTGGCTGATCTTGCCCAATTTCTAGTTGCCTGTGGGGCGTGTATTGAAGGGGCTGGCACAGGCACACTTGTTATTACTGGTAGAAAGCAGTTGCATGGTGCTGAATTCACCATTGCACCTGATCGCATTGAAGCTGGTACATTCATGGTTGCTGCAGCCATTACTCGATCATGCATTTCACTGTCACCTGTAATCCCATATCACTTAAGTTGCATGATAGACAAGCTTTCCACAGCTGGTTGCAGAATTACACTGAGAGGGCCTGGTATTCTAGAGGTATGAGTAGTTTTTATCTTTGCCCCCTATATCTTGTGCTCTGTAGAACCACGAAGTCTAAGAATTTCACCCACTTTAGCAGATTTCAGCAGTGCCTGCAGCGACTGGAGGAGATCTTCAAGGTTTTTATCTGAAAACATCACCATATCCTGGATTTCCTACTGATCTTCAGCCCCAGTTCATGGCCTTGCTTGCAACTTGTAATGGATCAAGCATTGTCGAAGAATCTGTCTTTGAAAACCGTATGCATCACGGTATGCTGTAATATGACTATAGGATTATTGTTTATTGGCATCCTTCTTGTTTCATCTTGCTTGACTATCATATGAGTATGATTGTTCAAACTTACCTTAATATTGCATGAAATTATAGACCAGATTTCAAGCAAAACCACACATTAAATAACTTTTTCCTTTTTGGATTTACATAGTTCTTGACCTTATCCAATTAGTTGTTAAATCTAACTCCTTCAAAGTCAAAGGAATTACTCAGTGAAGTTAGCTATGTGCTATTTACATTCCGGGTATAACATGAGTCCTTTCCTCTCAATctcatttaataaaaatataacccCTCCATTTACtggtcttattcttttttttttttaatgtgatgCTGCTCGTGTTCAAGTTTGCAACAATGTGCTTTGCTCACTATCTGCTTGCAggttcttttttattttgttcttTGTTTCTTGTTTGAGGGAATTTACGCTAGCAAGTCCATGATATCAAATCTTCACTTAGTGAAAAAGCTTTATGCGTTTCAGTCGAGTAGTTTTATCATACTTCATATTAGAAAAGGACATTCCATTTTGAGTCCGTGTTTGTTTATGACTGGTATTTTTGATGTTGCCTCTTCCACTCACTTCCTTGTTGGGTCTCTGTAAGGCTACTTCTAATGAGTTCAAAATCCATCTCCTGATCTGCCATATTTACACTCGGGGTATAACATGAGTCCTTCCTCTCAATCttgtttaataaaaatataacccCTCCATTTACGggtcttattcttttttttttttttttttaattgtgatACTGCTCTTATTCAATTTTGCAATAATGTGCTTTGCTCACCATCCGCTTGCAggttcttttttattttgttcttttttttttttttttggagggaatTTACGCTTGCATGTTCATGATGTCAAATATTCACTTAGTGAAAAAGCTGCATGCGTTTCAGTCGAGTTGTTTTATCATCCTTCATATTAGAAAAGGACATTCCATTTTGAGGCTGTGTTTGTTTATGACTGCTATTTTTGATGTTGCCTCTTCAACTCACTTCCTTGTTGGGTCTCTGTAAGGCTACTTCTAATGAGTTCAAGATCCATATCCTAATTTGCCATCACCAATAAATTTGACATGCTAGGAATATACGGTACGTTTCTTATTAGCTGACCAGCATCAACCACTTTCTGCTTGTGGTAGTGGAAGAGCTGCAGAAACTCGGTGCCAGAATTAAACTTCATGGAAGCACAGCACTAGTTGAAGGAAGAAAACCAAGGAGGTAATTTGTTGCATTATTTGTGTCATGCCTATACAAAGTATGAGAATGTATACAGGGTGGTACCATTTTAGAGGTTAATTTCTAGccgtatgactgatctttttccCGAAAAGAACTCAATCGGGTGCTTATTTAAATCTTCCTCTCCAGCCTTGCTCTCTCTGGTTGTCCCATTGCTGCAGCTGATTTGAGAGGTGGAGCTGCGCTGGTCCTAGCAGGAATGGCAGCAGAAGGGGTCACAGAGGTTGGCGGTGTTGCTCATATTGACAGAGGTTATGAGAATTTTGAGCCGAAACTTCTTTCACTTGGAGCCGAAATTAGAAGAGAGGTGACTCCGAACAGTTATTTGTGAAGATCACTGCTTAATGCTTATAGAAAACCTCCATCCGTGGAAGTTTCATGACTGTCTGGCTCTTGGTGGGTTTtactatttattatttatttatttatttttgggttCGTGTTACACGCTCTCACCTTCATATAGTTTGAGTTCAAAAAAGGAATCTCTTTGTACTGCTATATCAGGCTATATCCACATGGTTTGATAACTGATCATCCATGCTTCCTAAGAAACTGCTCCTTTTGTGTTCTGGTTAGAAAATTTAAGAAACATAAattattatagtttattttaaaaCTTCTAAGCACTGCATAATTTGGTGATCGAGACTAAAAAATATCAGCAATGGAAGACTTTCTTTCAACACTACAGATAAATCCCAGTGCAACAGGAGATGTTGCTACTATCCCAAGACGGTTAGGATGGGCGAGCTGGATCGGGCTTCATTCAAGATTAGCAAGGATATTAGAACAGAGAAATTCTCTTTGTGCATTGcagatgatataaaaaatttaatataaaatataatattttacgtAATTGCTCTACATAATCATATTTCTCAATGCTCATTAATATATCTATTAAatgtttgtatttttattttttgatttaaaattttaaataataaaaatatttatttatcttcaaaaaaaaattatcatgacatCCTATTATCTATTTATGATATTCTATTATCTATTTATGACATCACGTGATTTGTTATGATATTCTTAAcccgaaaaaaatttagataataacTGTTTTGAGTTGCATAATCaattaaaaagaataaaatgatTAGAATCTCAAAGATGGATTGACCCTttaccaaaaaattaaaaaaaaaaagaaagatggatTATTCAATACGTATTCCAGGGTATGTAAGCCCATTATACTGCATACAGTACGTTACCTTAATAAATCTTTCATCTACAGCTTATCACGAGCATTCAAAACTGATACGAATTGTATCATTAGATAGTTGACAATAGGGATTTTCATAACGGATGGCCGGACAACAATAAAGTGATCGGCCGAAAAAGATTCCATACGGTATGGAACAGCGCAATAACAAGGCACAAGCTACCGTTTCGGAGGATCACTCTGCCATCATCATCCAGCACGGCGTCATTCGTGAGACTTTCAGGAAAACatttaaaaagtttttttttttaaaaaaatcaggaAATGAGAAACAACGAAACTCTCATTTTCTCACAACATATTAAATAATTGAGCAGCTATGTAAATGATCACTAAGGTTATCACATCCATCATTTTACCTTAAGCCCATCCAACACTTTTGTCTCCACTCTCACTTACCAGAACAAGTTCTGACAATGCTCGTCCTGAAAAAAAAACTTGGCTAAAGAGAGTGGTCCATTGCTGTATAACGTTGATGTAATGACTCTTGAAAGCACAAGCACCATGTCAGCAATATTTTAAATTACGAAGCATGAGAAGGATGTGATGACACGTAGAACAACATGATCTTCCGACCCTAAGTTGTGTACACGTCCCACTATCAACTAAAATCCCTTAAAACAAGCACAAAATATTGGGAGATACTTGAAAATTAAACTAAAAGACCAAAACCACCGTGGATGTCCTCAGTATCCTCATCCTTCCAGGCCAGAACTCACAATCGGTCTGCTTCACTGAAAAATAGAGAACGCAATAATTTTAGGTCAGCTTATGGAACAATCTCTATTTCAGCAAAGGAGCAACCGAATCATCTAGTCTTTATAACTCAAAATATTTCCTTTGCTATAGAAACCAACCTCAGCATCTTCAACTGCATTAGCCTTTCCAGCaccttcctttgtagcatcttCTGCTGCAGCCAAATTTAGAGAATATCACTACACATACATCTTCCAAAAGTAGAaagcatcaaaaattttaaatagtttccTTAGCATCAGTTCAAAAGGTTGAGCTAGAAAGTGATGAGAGAGACACGCAAGCTTAGAAGAGATAATCTCAAATTTTCTACAGTATTATTCTTTGCCTATCCTGAATGTAGCAAAGATTGCTGAAGAACACAGAAGATAACAAGGAACATTTGACTAATGTCATGTCTAGAATACAGCAATAACATTCAACAATAATGTTAAGTAAAACAAGGTAAAATCATGAAAAAGCAAGGTCATAAGGAACAGTTCAAGGAATGTTATAGCTAAAGTGAAGGCCTTACAAATAACTAGGGAAGTTGATCAAACTGCAACATTAGTAGATTTAAGAACGTTTAAGAAGTCCACAAAGATGGTAAGTCCATGCTAGTTGCAACTCATCCTAATGAATTTGATGCGTTACcatctttccaaaaaaaaaaatggaactgTAAGCCTTACAGAATGGGAGTTCTGAGTTTGCTTCTGTATATCAAATGTTAGACCAAAACCccaacatttttttttctcttaaatcaTCAGTCTCTCCCCAATCAAGTCTGAGCAAAAATGAAAACCTAGCCAATCAATTAATGCGGCTTTTTTTTCCAAGGAGATAATTGGGGTGGCAtaactctttttcatttttccccCCCTTCCATTTTAAGTTTCACCACCATAACAATCCATTCATATTATCATCTTTAACTGTACCAGTAAGATACTAGTAACAGTACAGCCCACATTATCATCTCGTGATATTACATCTTAATATGGTTAAGCGAGCACCAACAACCACACTGTCCAATATCAAGACTTTAAACATTAGTTTATATGTAACACAATTTAAAAGTTTGTATTTATAATCTTTCCCTTAAAATGTGCATTGCACAAGCCCATTCCTTGCTCTGCACCTGGCACCTAAGCTACAAGAGGTCTCAGCGCCCCGCTGCCTTTGACAGCTTCAGTTAAGTACCAAACTAGTCCTATCCAATCTTCTCCATGTCAAACAATATCCTATGATCCACAAAAAACGTATATGCATTGCTGCAGTTTTTACTTACATTTCACACTCAATAtttcttttcaaaacatgtaGTTTCCTTATGAATGCAATGTTGATGTTAGCTTGTGGTTTATAAATATGTAGCATGTGTTTCTAATATAAGACTAATGGTGCATATTCAACAACATTCCTAGCATAGGTTATGAACTAGATATACATACTGGTGCACACATGGTAGACAATACTTAACTCTTGTATTGAAGCCAGACATTCAAGGAATGCATTTTATGTGCTAAATTGCTAATTTATACTTCCATGCTCAGAAATAAAGCGAAATGAGAGGTCTGATAAAAACAATTTTATGTGATGTATAGCTTGAGCTCATCATACAAGAATGCTTGAACTACAAGTGAACCTAAAAACCATGAATCCTGGTAAGTTTCAAACCAAAAAAGAAATGGAGAGGAAGAAACAAGAAAGAAACAAATGACCTAAAAAGGACAAGACATCAAGAACAAAGCGGACTAAACCCCATTAAATTGTCTAAAACTCAAAGGAACTGCATGCAGTATCTACTCTCCTAACAATTTCGAGCCAGTATTTTGTAAGTTACTTGATGGTTGGAAAAGACTTTAGTCAGTGGAATAGCGGGATACAAGAactaatttttttcaagaagCTTCTAACAGATATAAGCAATGGAAAAGATGGCTTAACTGGATATAAGGATATAATGTCTAGATAAATGACACTAGATGCAAGAAAAATGGCACATTACCAGGCCCGCTTCCATCCACATTCCACCAAAACATGGGAAATGTGAATTCTGGAGAAggcacatcaaaaatttttaatagctGGGTAGCATGACAAGGCTGGTAGAGACAAGCAGGTGGGTAAGAGATGAATGTGCACAACAGCCTAAGATGACAGAGGATATTCATTCGAAATTTTTTGTTGATAAAAACTTTGCTACTTTCAAGGTGaacttaaaaaaaatgaaacaacagAATGGGACTCGAGAAAGGGGAGAATATATGGTGAACTTCATTCATATGGTAGGACAACAGTATCACAAGAAGTTATGCTTTGGAATCCTAATCCTTTAAATATTAGACATCAAATAGTACACAAGAAAACTTTATGTTCCAGCGCTGCAAGAATGGGATAAAAATTAATGTGGAACCAAACGTGAAGAGCCTCATGGAGGTAGCATCCCAGCTATCTTCATGAAAGTAGGGAGAAAAAGAGGCACCTTGAGTCTCTTGACAACTTTATTTTAGAAGGCAATAAAACCATCACAAAAATTGTACTATCAATAATTAAACACATCCTGTTTCACATCAGATATGTAACCAAACATAATGTCGATCCTTAATTTGCCAGAATCAAGAGCAGGTGCAAGGAAGCAGATATTTTCAAAACATTTCGAATGCAGAAACACTTAGGAAGCATGTGTAAGTTCGACATTCCAAGAAGAATCCAAAGAAAATGTATTCCCTATTAGAAGACTTTGGTTACTTCTCAGTCCAAATGCATTGTTGCCGGGGTATTACCATCCATGGTTCAAACCGTATGACCCAAAATTTAGTTTGTACAGCCTAAATTAAAATGACCCCTTGCAATTTGCATCAGATCCCTAGTTCGATATCAGTATGGATCATAAGATCCAGATTTGGATCACAGGATCCGGATCATGGACTGCATGGACCCTTTGGACTGTAAGAACCCAATTGAAGTCGTAATTTTACAACCTAACGCTGGCATATCAATTTTTAACATCAATTAATTTCTGATTTTTAAACTGACCAATTCATCATTGATAAACTTCCAAGACAACAAATCAACAATTTCCCTTTAACTTcaatgtttaataaatagatttagTTGTTTTGAAGCTAAGCCTAGAGTTATGTCTCCTACCACTTATAAAAAATTGGTTCCTTCTACAATCTCTTATTTCAATGGAGAACTGAGTTCAATAAGCTCGTGCCTATAAACATTTTTTGTGAGGTTTAAATAGTTCAAATTTAGATATTATTATATGgtgaaataaaattataaatgtaGTTTTTTTATTTCTTGGACATGATATTTATCAACTTATGGCTTTTTAAAAGTGAACATTTTGTGTCCTCATATGATGGTTTTTCATTCATTATTTGTTCAAATCACAAGTTAATTATGCTTTTTACCTTACATGTTGTTTCAACACTATCTTTTGTGCTTAAAAGAAATCAAAGAGAACTATCATGATCTGCAATCTAATCCGATTGAGTGCCCTTCTACAACTAACCTATTCAATATCGGTCTTAACAACATTGGTCCGAGCAACAAAGACACGGTGCAAGTTTCATAAACCAACAAAGAACTAATCaatataaaaagagaaaaattagttAAAGTTCACAATTGTTAGGATATGACCAAAAAAAACATCATTGTGCTCTATAAAGCCAATTAAAAGATGGACATGACATGAGTAATTTGTTGGTCGGCTCCAAATTGGATTCTTTTGAAAGGTTTCAAAATTTTCTAATGAAAAGCATGCTTAACATTAGAAGCTCCTCAAAGAATAGTTGCAGACCACAGTAAACATGGATATTTCATGTGATATAGGTCATGGAAAACATTCACATCAAGCAGGATTTTCAATGACACAAGCACACTATTTGATCAAGGTGAATATAAATTCCTTTCTGTCTTGGCAGAATATGGAATTTATAGAAAGCGCATAAAAGATGTgaacaaaaattttaaacaaCAAAAAGTTTGGGGTTTTATGAATGTTGTCCAGATACCACAACATAACGAGGGCTAAAAACTCCAAAAGTAAAATAAAGACACATTTGGGAACCTAATAATTCAAAGACATTGTCTTAAAAGGTTTCCAGAACATGATTGGTCAGTGACCGGTATCCTACCATTCTTAAAGTTATCCCACAGTTATCTTGAGTGTGTACGAGAAGTACCTGCAGTCCTTTCctaattttgaaaaataggaTATTTAATATAAGTATCAAACACATAACCTAGAAGTATCTGACAATTATCAAAATCCTATATATCTAATATGGAAACAACAATGTGATTTAAAGCATTTATGCTTCCTAGGTGGAAATGGACGCACAAAGCAATGCCAAATAATTGAGAAAAAACCCTCTCCCTATTCTTGATATGTCTCAAAAGTATCTTGAGTGCATCCAAGAATGATCCATAGCGCTTTTTGTGATCTTCAAAAATAGGATAATCAAAATAAGTATTGGACATGTATCCTAGAAGCATCTGACAATTATCAATATCATATACATTTCTAATGAAAAGACAGTATGTAATTTGAAGCACCTGTGCCTCCTAGGCAGAACTGGATGCACAAATCTATGCCAAATATCTGAGAAAAGACTTATCAAGTACAAGTATGGCTACTTTGGAAACAATCATATTTGTCCAAGAGTTCAAGACCACATCCTTAAGAGGCAAGTTTGTCAAAAGCAGCCACATACGTATTCAAAAACCCAACCACCTAAGCAACCGCATTTTCCAAACCTTCAAGCAAGGCAGCCAACTAAGAGGGCTAGGTTGGCACCTAGGCGGCTACTTGACCACCTAAGGGCTGCCTTTGTCTTGATTCAACACCTTTATGTTAATTTATTAAagtaattaaaatttcatacttaTTTTGTCTCTTAGTAAAAAGAACATATTCATTTCTAGGAATTTTTCCCCTCAAGCAATCCTTGTGGCCACCTAGGCATCTCACTTAGGCCTTTAAAACGGTCAGTGCCTAGGGCCATCTAGGTGATTTGGCAACCTTGTTAAAAGGTTCAAGCAAATACTGAGAATCAGGATGAAATTTTACAAGGAATCAGTCCTTTATTGTAGATTGCTTTCATCACAATATCTTTCATTATCTCTTTACACAACTTAAGCGTGTCACTAATAAAGTAGACTTAAAAGGTTTTAGTCTAACATAAGTGACCAGCAAATTTCAACTTTGCTCATCTTTGGTTGCCAAGAAGTCGGCATCCTGTCATGGACTTCTCCCAAAAGATAAGCAGTCGAAGTAGGCAATTTGGCTTGTTTTGTTTAATTGCCTGAAAAGACCACCAAATTGCAATCCAGCCAATTCAAGACTTCTCTCCGATTCAGTAAATTATAACTCTAAACTCATTGGGGTGATTTCCAAGGTGCGGTTTCGAAGTGGGCAATTTGACTTTTGCAATTCTCGCCCAATTAAAACAAGTCCTTTGTTCACCATGCACATATCCATAGTGTCACACAATCATGATAGGTTAATCACCAAGAGATTGATTCATTCTCTTCTATAGATCTACATTTACACCTTTATACCCTTAAGCAAGGACTCAGGTCCCAACAGGACGTTCCACGGGACATCGAGACAAGGCCATCCCGCTAGCGTCCCAACATCCCAATTGAGATGTCTTGGGACATCTTCTTTCCTAAATGTCGGGACAGGGCTGGATGGCGGCACATCCCATTCCATGAAAAAACCAAGACAGCCCTGTCCTacaagatttaaaaccttgccaTTAAGTACGCCAACTAAAATCGGCAATTACGAATATGTTCCTCATATTGCGTTCATGGATGAACTTTCTGCGAGAACATTTCTTCAAAATTCTCTCATTGAGAGGGGAACAAATCTCAAAAAGCAATGCTTTTAAATGAACATTGCACTACATAGAGAAAGATCTTCTCCATTTCGTTTGTCAACTCCTATTGATGTTGAATAAAATAGAACTATGGCAAGCTCAACCTAATCATATCAAACAATCTTTTTCCAAGCGCATATATCAATGAAAGTAAAATGAAACTTagtaaaatttttctattcaaccTTGCAAGATACGTCTCCAATATTTGTAAGTCAATGTTGGAAAACATAATCATTAGCATTATCCAAAATTTGTCCATAATAAACAAGTAAATGTCGATTATTTGTGcaattcaaaataaagacatctCTTTTTAATGGAAATTTCTATACTTCCAAAAAAATCACTTTTCACAACTCAATCTCataaccttttaaagaaaaactcATATattgttcttctctctttttttttgggggggggggggagggggtgaTCTTTAAGAAAAGGCAATCAATCACCACCCAATGTTggccaaacaaacaaaaaaaagaaaatggaaaTATAGGATGATCTTTGTTGTTTCATTATAAAATTCATAAGGAGCCCAACGTGTGAGTTCAGCCTTTTTCTTCATCTCAAAGAGTTCTTGCCAAATACTGAGCCCCATTCAACACACACTCAGCCAAACAGAGCTCCAAGTCCAATATCAGAGAACTGACTGTTTTTCTGGCTGCAGCTATGTCATTTGTATGGACCTCAAATGGAAAGAAAAGAGTCACAAACACATAACATTTAAAATCAGTCATAT
Protein-coding regions in this window:
- the LOC105043951 gene encoding LOW QUALITY PROTEIN: uncharacterized protein (The sequence of the model RefSeq protein was modified relative to this genomic sequence to represent the inferred CDS: deleted 1 base in 1 codon); protein product: MSIRSETRKERNTRKTLILIPPNPMASSSIPIREPHSTPKPNLHSVPASMALAAAPSTHFPLSLSRKPPLLTPSAAASVAPAHLEIPALAFDHKLVVSGGRQLSGHVHISGSKNAALAVLAGSLCCAAGPAVIRGVPDLSDTRTMAAVLRSVGARVEEAGGGEVVVDATRVSSVEPSPDDVGRIRAGFFVLGPLVARFGEAEVALPGGCKIGARPIDLYVRGLSALGAVVELRHGKVRVRAANGKGLIGGQFHLDYPSVGATETLMMAASMAEGVSVLSNVAREPEVADLAQFLVACGACIEGAGTGTLVITGRKQLHGAEFTIAPDRIEAGTFMVAAAITRSCISLSPVIPYHLSCMIDKLSTAGCRITLRGPGILEISAVPAATGGDLQGFYLKTSPYPGFPTDLQPQFMALLATCNGSSIVEESVFENRMHHVEELQKLGARIKLHGSTALVEGRKPRSLALSGCPIAAADLRGGAALVLAGMAAEGVTEVGGVAHIDRGYENFEPKLLSLGAEIRREVTPNSYL